In Apium graveolens cultivar Ventura chromosome 10, ASM990537v1, whole genome shotgun sequence, the following are encoded in one genomic region:
- the LOC141693954 gene encoding small ribosomal subunit protein eS7-like, translated as MYTSKKKISKDNGLEPTEFEESVAQALFDLENTNQDLKSDLKDLYINSAAQIDIANRKAVVIHVPYRLRKAFRKIHLKLVRELEKKFSGKDVVVIVTRRILRPPKKGSAAQRPRSRTLTAVHEAMLEDVVHPAEIVGKRIRYRFDGSKIIKIYLDPKARNDTEYKLETFAGVYRKLSGKDVVFEYPITEA; from the exons ATGTATACCTCAAAAAAGAAGATATCAAAGGACAATGGGCTTGAACCAACTGAGTTCGAGGAGTCTGTTGCCCAG GCATTGTTTGACCTGGAAAACACCAATCAGGATCTCAAAAGTGACCTCAAGGATCTCTACATTAATTCTGCTGC CCAAATTGATATAGCCAATCGCAAAGCTGTTGTGATCCATGTGCCTTACAGGTTGAGAAAAGCTTTCCGCAAGATTCATCTTAAGCTTGTTAGAGAACTGGAGAAGAAATTCAGTGGAAAG GATGTAGTCGTTATTGTAACCAGAAGAATATTGCGCCCGCCAAAGAAGGGCTCTGCTGCTCAGAGGCCTCGCTCTCGTACACTTACAGCTGTGCATGAGGCTATGCTTGAGGATGTTGTTCATCCTGCAGAGATTGTCGGGAAGCGCATTAGATACAGATTTGATGGTTCAAAAATCATCAAG ATCTACTTAGATCCAAAAGCACGTAACGATACCGAGTACAAGCTGGAGACATTTGCTGGAGTTTACAGGAAGCTTTCTGGAAAGGATGTTGTGTTTGAGTACCCTATAACGGAAGCCTAA